Proteins encoded in a region of the Pelobates fuscus isolate aPelFus1 chromosome 11, aPelFus1.pri, whole genome shotgun sequence genome:
- the LOC134576727 gene encoding histone H2A-beta, sperm-like, whose amino-acid sequence MVGRGTTNRIPLRRSRSFLAGLCFPVSRVHRQLCKWSYSDRVNALAPVYLAAVLQYLSLEILHLAVHAARNKTRIFPRHILYALRNDTDLGTLTGPVIIAHSLLYKKKQQSVYLNNKSYPVKTAQKQPCGGEICAIKLHRMPRNYLQ is encoded by the coding sequence ATGGTAGGACGAGGTACAACAAACAGGATTCCCCTGCGCCGTTCCCGTTCCTTCCTCGCTGGCCTGTGCTTCCCAGTATCTAGGGTCCACCGGCAACTCTGCAAGTGGAGTTACTCTGACCGCGTGAATGCTCTCGCCCCAGTGTACCTGGCTGCTGTGCTGCAATATTTGTCATTGGAGATCCTGCATTTAGCTGTTCATGCTGCCAGGAACAAGACGCGCATATTCCCGCGTCACATCCTTTACGCCTTGCGCAATGACACTGACCTGGGAACTCTGACCGGTCCGGTAATCATCGCTCACAGCTTGCTGTACAAGAAGAAGCAACAGTCTGTTTATTTAAACAACAAGAGCTATCCCGTGAAGACTGCACAAAAACAGCCTTGCGGAGGGGAGATCTGTGCCATAAAACTGCACAGAATGCCACGCAATTATCTTCAGTAG